A single genomic interval of Camelina sativa cultivar DH55 chromosome 11, Cs, whole genome shotgun sequence harbors:
- the LOC104721246 gene encoding CMP-sialic acid transporter 4 isoform X2, producing the protein MEYRKIKDEDDHGVASDIESVKGKSHTVASSNIAMATLGVGSGERVNWKRKGVVTCALTILTSSQAILIVWSKRAGKYEYSVTTANFLVETLKCALSFLALTRIWKNEGVTDDNRLSTTYDEVKVFPIPAALYLFKNLLQYYIFAYVDAPGYQILKNLNIISTGVLYRIILKKKLSEIQWAGFILLCCGCTTAQLNSNSDRVLQTSLPGWIMAIVMALLSGFAGVYTEAIIKKRPSRNINVQNFWLYVFGMAFNAIAIVIQDFDAVANKGFFHGYSFITVLMILNHALSGIAVSMVMKYADNIVKVYSTSVAMLLTAVVSVFLFNFHLSLAFFLGSTVVSVSVYLHSAGKLR; encoded by the exons GTCGCTTCTGATATCGAGAGTGTGAAGGGGAAATCTCACACCG TTGCTTCGAGTAACATTGCTATGGCTACTCTTGGGGTTGGATCCGGTGAACGGGTTAACTGGAAACGAAA GGGCGTAGTGACCTGTGCACTTACGATTCTGACGAGTTCTCAAGCGATACTCATCGTGTGGTCGAAGCGAGCTGGCAAGTATGAGTATAGTGTTACTACCGCCAACTTTTTG GTTGAGACACTGAAATGTGCGTTATCTTTCCTTGCATTGACAAGAATATGGAAAAACGAAGGTGTTACTGACGACAATAG GTTAAGCACGACATATGACGAAGTTAAAGTCTTTCCTATTCCTGCAGCATTGTATCTTTTCAAGAATTTGTTACAG TACTATATTTTTGCATACGTAGACGCCCCTGGCTATCAGATATTGAAGAACTTGAACATCATAAGTACCGGTGTCTTGTACAGAATTATACTGAAGAAAAA ATTGAGCGAGATTCAGTGGGCAGGATTCATTTTATTGTGTTGCGGATGCACCACTGCTCAGTTGAATTCAAA TTCTGATCGTGTTCTTCAGACATCTCTTCCTGGCTGGATTATGGCAATT GTCATGGCTCTGTTAAGTGGTTTCGCCGGAGTGTACACAGAG GCCATTATAAAAAAGCGACCTTCCAGGAATATTAATGTACAGAACTTCTGGCTATATGTCTTTGGGATGGCTTTCAATGCTATTGCTATAGTGATCCAAGATTTCGATGCCGTTGCAAATAA GGGATTCTTCCATGGTTACTCATTCATCACAGTACTCATGATTCTTAACCATGCTCTCAG TGGCATTGCTGTGTCAATGGTGATGAAGTATGCAGACAATATTGTAAAG GTTTATTCGACATCAGTGGCGATGCTTCTCACCGCGGTTGTCTCTGTATTCCTCTTCAATTTCCATCTTTCCCTTGCCTTCTTCTTGGGTTCAAC GGTCGTCTCTGTTTCAGTATATTTGCATTCCGCAGGGAAGCTACGATAG
- the LOC104721246 gene encoding CMP-sialic acid transporter 4 isoform X1, which yields MEYRKIKDELQDDHGVASDIESVKGKSHTVASSNIAMATLGVGSGERVNWKRKGVVTCALTILTSSQAILIVWSKRAGKYEYSVTTANFLVETLKCALSFLALTRIWKNEGVTDDNRLSTTYDEVKVFPIPAALYLFKNLLQYYIFAYVDAPGYQILKNLNIISTGVLYRIILKKKLSEIQWAGFILLCCGCTTAQLNSNSDRVLQTSLPGWIMAIVMALLSGFAGVYTEAIIKKRPSRNINVQNFWLYVFGMAFNAIAIVIQDFDAVANKGFFHGYSFITVLMILNHALSGIAVSMVMKYADNIVKVYSTSVAMLLTAVVSVFLFNFHLSLAFFLGSTVVSVSVYLHSAGKLR from the exons GTCGCTTCTGATATCGAGAGTGTGAAGGGGAAATCTCACACCG TTGCTTCGAGTAACATTGCTATGGCTACTCTTGGGGTTGGATCCGGTGAACGGGTTAACTGGAAACGAAA GGGCGTAGTGACCTGTGCACTTACGATTCTGACGAGTTCTCAAGCGATACTCATCGTGTGGTCGAAGCGAGCTGGCAAGTATGAGTATAGTGTTACTACCGCCAACTTTTTG GTTGAGACACTGAAATGTGCGTTATCTTTCCTTGCATTGACAAGAATATGGAAAAACGAAGGTGTTACTGACGACAATAG GTTAAGCACGACATATGACGAAGTTAAAGTCTTTCCTATTCCTGCAGCATTGTATCTTTTCAAGAATTTGTTACAG TACTATATTTTTGCATACGTAGACGCCCCTGGCTATCAGATATTGAAGAACTTGAACATCATAAGTACCGGTGTCTTGTACAGAATTATACTGAAGAAAAA ATTGAGCGAGATTCAGTGGGCAGGATTCATTTTATTGTGTTGCGGATGCACCACTGCTCAGTTGAATTCAAA TTCTGATCGTGTTCTTCAGACATCTCTTCCTGGCTGGATTATGGCAATT GTCATGGCTCTGTTAAGTGGTTTCGCCGGAGTGTACACAGAG GCCATTATAAAAAAGCGACCTTCCAGGAATATTAATGTACAGAACTTCTGGCTATATGTCTTTGGGATGGCTTTCAATGCTATTGCTATAGTGATCCAAGATTTCGATGCCGTTGCAAATAA GGGATTCTTCCATGGTTACTCATTCATCACAGTACTCATGATTCTTAACCATGCTCTCAG TGGCATTGCTGTGTCAATGGTGATGAAGTATGCAGACAATATTGTAAAG GTTTATTCGACATCAGTGGCGATGCTTCTCACCGCGGTTGTCTCTGTATTCCTCTTCAATTTCCATCTTTCCCTTGCCTTCTTCTTGGGTTCAAC GGTCGTCTCTGTTTCAGTATATTTGCATTCCGCAGGGAAGCTACGATAG